One window of Nocardia sp. NBC_00508 genomic DNA carries:
- a CDS encoding tobH protein, with amino-acid sequence MIAGTPVLDLDDAASLEAADAGGALRSAASGGAQVRATAAAVGEDALARLADLRPRSVVLVSGAGRAARAAGLLVAALGDRAGLPVVPAAALPPWVGPLDVVLVAGDDAGDPRLIDAVDRALRRGAEVVVAAPHEGPLRAAASGRAAVLEPRVQVLGHNRLLRFLAAGIAVLRAVDPVRSGVAVPELTELADVLDAEALRDGPHNEVFRNPAKTLAARMQQRGVVLAGDSPAAAELAEHGAEVLLQSAGKVATAVDLAEAVAAKAQMTEAAGESAPDFDPLFHDEELDGPAPVQRIRVFVLSADHDRAAARRRIAVFDGDGSNLVDADLVNADVDLLHTGMTDPTVPGPTRAEESAPGRGTELEQLAVLALRLEMAAAYLRLIGFRDAAAESQGQFGGSY; translated from the coding sequence ATGATCGCTGGAACACCGGTGCTCGACCTCGACGATGCCGCTTCACTCGAAGCAGCCGATGCCGGCGGCGCCCTGCGCTCGGCCGCTTCCGGCGGCGCCCAGGTGCGCGCCACCGCGGCGGCCGTCGGTGAGGACGCGCTTGCCCGCCTGGCCGATCTGCGACCACGCAGCGTGGTACTGGTCTCCGGTGCCGGGCGCGCCGCGCGTGCGGCGGGACTGCTCGTCGCCGCGCTCGGCGACCGCGCCGGCCTCCCCGTCGTGCCCGCCGCCGCCCTCCCGCCGTGGGTCGGGCCCCTGGATGTCGTGCTGGTCGCCGGCGACGACGCGGGCGACCCGCGGCTGATCGACGCCGTCGACCGGGCGTTGCGTCGCGGCGCCGAGGTGGTCGTCGCGGCACCGCACGAAGGGCCGCTACGGGCCGCCGCGTCCGGCCGCGCCGCCGTGCTGGAGCCGAGGGTGCAGGTGCTCGGGCACAACCGCCTGCTGCGCTTCCTGGCCGCCGGAATCGCGGTGCTGCGCGCGGTCGACCCGGTGCGCAGCGGGGTCGCCGTCCCCGAACTGACCGAGCTGGCCGACGTGCTGGACGCGGAAGCGCTGCGCGACGGTCCGCACAACGAGGTCTTCCGCAACCCCGCCAAGACGTTGGCCGCGCGCATGCAGCAGCGTGGCGTCGTGCTCGCGGGCGACTCACCGGCCGCCGCCGAACTGGCCGAACACGGCGCCGAGGTGCTGCTGCAGTCCGCGGGCAAGGTGGCCACCGCCGTGGACTTGGCCGAGGCCGTGGCGGCGAAGGCCCAGATGACCGAGGCCGCAGGCGAATCCGCCCCCGATTTCGATCCGCTGTTCCACGACGAGGAACTCGACGGACCCGCTCCGGTGCAGCGCATCCGGGTGTTCGTGCTCAGCGCCGATCACGATCGCGCCGCCGCGCGCCGCCGCATCGCGGTGTTCGACGGCGACGGATCGAATCTGGTGGACGCCGATCTGGTGAACGCCGACGTCGACCTGCTGCACACCGGGATGACCGACCCCACCGTGCCAGGACCGACCCGCGCCGAGGAGTCCGCGCCCGGGCGAGGCACCGAACTCGAACAGCTCGCGGTGCTCGCGCTGCGACTGGAGATGGCCGCCGCCTACCTGCGGCTGATCGGCTTCCGCGACGCCGCGGCCGAGAGCCAGGGGCAGTTCGGGGGAAGCTACTAG
- a CDS encoding phosphomannomutase/phosphoglucomutase, which translates to MTVARSAEFVNAVIKAYDVRGVVGDQIDTEFVRDVGASFARLMRAEGASRIVIGHDMRDSSPELSAAFADGALGQGLDVVHIGLASTDQLYFASGHLDCPGAMFTASHNPARYNGIKLCRAKALPVGQDTGLATIKNELIEGVPDRPGHRGTATEVDLLADYAAYLRGLVDLGGIRPLTVAVDAGNGMGGHTVPAVLGALPQATIVPLYFELDGSFPNHEANPLDPANLVDLQKLVRSSGADIGLAFDGDADRCFVVDENGEPVSPSAITALVAERELAKEPGAVIIHNLITSRAVPELVHELGGTPVRTRVGHSFIKQEMAATGAVFGGEHSAHYYFRDFWGADSGMLAALHVLAALGEKDRPVSELMSSYATYAASGEINSTVSDTAARTMAVVDAFADRAHSVDRLDGVTVQLADNAWFNLRASNTEPLLRLNVEARSAEEVDALVTEILSIVRF; encoded by the coding sequence ATGACAGTCGCCCGCTCTGCCGAATTCGTGAACGCGGTGATCAAGGCTTACGACGTTCGCGGTGTGGTCGGTGATCAGATCGACACGGAATTCGTCAGGGACGTCGGCGCGTCGTTCGCCAGGTTGATGCGCGCGGAGGGCGCGAGCCGGATCGTCATCGGACACGACATGCGGGACTCCTCCCCCGAGCTCTCGGCCGCCTTCGCCGACGGCGCGCTCGGCCAGGGCCTTGACGTGGTGCACATCGGCCTGGCCTCGACCGACCAGCTGTACTTCGCCTCCGGCCACCTGGACTGCCCTGGCGCCATGTTCACCGCCAGCCACAACCCGGCTCGCTACAACGGCATCAAGCTGTGCCGCGCCAAGGCTCTCCCGGTGGGGCAGGACACCGGCCTGGCCACGATCAAGAACGAGCTGATCGAAGGCGTGCCCGACCGCCCGGGCCATCGCGGCACCGCGACCGAAGTCGATCTGCTCGCCGACTACGCGGCCTACCTGCGCGGCCTGGTCGATCTCGGCGGCATCCGCCCGCTCACCGTCGCCGTGGACGCGGGCAACGGCATGGGCGGCCACACCGTGCCCGCCGTGCTGGGCGCGCTGCCGCAGGCGACCATCGTCCCGCTGTACTTCGAGCTGGACGGCAGCTTCCCGAACCACGAGGCCAACCCGCTCGACCCGGCGAACCTGGTGGACCTGCAGAAGCTGGTCCGCAGCTCGGGCGCGGACATCGGCCTTGCCTTCGACGGCGACGCCGACCGCTGCTTCGTGGTCGACGAGAACGGCGAGCCGGTGTCGCCGTCGGCGATCACCGCCCTGGTTGCCGAGCGCGAGCTGGCCAAGGAGCCGGGCGCGGTGATCATCCACAACCTGATCACGTCGCGTGCGGTGCCGGAGCTGGTGCACGAGCTGGGCGGAACGCCGGTGCGCACCCGGGTCGGCCACTCGTTCATCAAGCAGGAAATGGCCGCCACCGGAGCCGTGTTCGGCGGCGAGCACTCCGCGCACTACTACTTCCGCGACTTCTGGGGCGCCGACTCCGGCATGCTCGCGGCCCTGCACGTGCTGGCCGCGCTCGGCGAGAAGGACCGGCCGGTGTCGGAACTGATGTCGTCGTACGCGACGTACGCGGCTTCCGGCGAGATCAACTCCACGGTGTCCGACACTGCGGCGCGGACGATGGCCGTGGTGGATGCTTTCGCGGATCGGGCGCACTCGGTGGACCGGCTGGACGGGGTGACCGTGCAGCTGGCCGACAACGCCTGGTTCAACTTGCGCGCGTCGAATACCGAGCCGTTGCTCCGGCTGAACGTCGAGGCCCGATCGGCGGAGGAAGTAGACGCACTCGTAACCGAGATCCTGAGCATCGTGCGCTTCTGA
- a CDS encoding DUF3499 domain-containing protein — MRRCCRPGCKNPAVATLTYVYSDSTAVVGPLATVAEPHSWDLCETHGSRITAPKGWEMVRHEGGFSSSTPDDDDLTALAEAVREAGLRRRPPEREQRGYHDYTPPPARTTRTGRRGHLRVLPDPPS; from the coding sequence ATGCGTCGTTGCTGCCGTCCAGGTTGCAAGAATCCGGCCGTCGCGACGCTCACCTATGTGTACTCGGATTCGACGGCAGTAGTCGGGCCGCTCGCGACGGTCGCCGAACCGCACTCCTGGGATCTCTGCGAAACGCACGGCTCCCGAATCACCGCGCCGAAGGGCTGGGAAATGGTCCGCCACGAAGGCGGATTCTCCTCCAGCACACCGGACGACGACGATCTGACCGCCCTCGCCGAGGCGGTGCGCGAGGCCGGACTGCGCCGCCGCCCGCCCGAACGCGAGCAGCGCGGCTATCACGACTACACACCCCCGCCGGCGCGCACCACACGCACCGGCCGCCGCGGCCATCTCCGCGTGCTCCCCGACCCACCGTCCTGA
- a CDS encoding metallopeptidase family protein produces the protein MARSRKRRPPTARSVTRRGRGVRGPMLPPTVPAWRTRGQKFDRLVLEAFAPLDTRWHDRLTKLDIAVDDVPKIRPLHPDSVTWPDEVVADGPVPLSRLIPAGVDRHGAATRARVVLFRKPLELRASDPDDLVDLLREVLVQQVATYLGVDPDVIDPEAE, from the coding sequence CCGACCGCCCGGTCGGTGACCCGCCGCGGCCGCGGGGTGCGCGGGCCGATGCTGCCACCCACGGTGCCCGCCTGGCGGACCCGCGGCCAGAAGTTCGACCGGCTGGTGCTGGAGGCGTTCGCCCCGTTGGACACCCGCTGGCACGACCGGCTCACCAAACTGGACATCGCCGTCGACGACGTTCCGAAAATCCGTCCGCTGCACCCGGATTCGGTCACCTGGCCGGACGAGGTGGTGGCCGACGGCCCGGTTCCGCTCTCGCGGCTCATCCCGGCCGGCGTCGACCGGCACGGCGCGGCGACCCGTGCGCGGGTGGTGCTGTTCCGCAAGCCGCTCGAGCTGCGCGCCAGCGACCCCGACGACCTGGTGGATCTGCTGCGTGAAGTGCTGGTCCAGCAAGTCGCGACCTACCTCGGCGTCGATCCGGACGTGATCGATCCGGAAGCCGAGTAA